Proteins encoded within one genomic window of Spirulina major PCC 6313:
- the lysS gene encoding lysine--tRNA ligase, producing MAADTNPAQSTLADIRATRLEKIDQLQAEGMNPYAYRWESTHHAAELQAKYADLAPEAEVEDPVAIAGRIMARRVFGKLAFFTLQDESGTIQLYFDKKRVTAHMEDRPNAFNLLKKLTDVGDIIGVTGTIRRTQKGELSVNVSTYTMLTKSLLPLPDKWHGLTDTEKRYRQRYVDLIVNPNVRETFRRRAKITAAIRRYLDDHDFIEIETPVLQSEAGGAEARPFITYHNTLQMDLYLRIATELHLKRLIVGGFEKVFELGRIFRNEGVSTRHNPEFTSIEIYQAYADYHDMMALTEALVTTAAQEVLGTLKLQYQGTAVDLTPPWRRVTMHDAVREATGVDLTAFSDVGEAIAAAQAVGIHVPDDCASIGNLLNAAFEQKVEATLIQPTFIIDYPLEISPLTKPHREKAGLVERFELFIVGRETANSFSELTDPIDQRQRLEAQAAKKAAGDVEAHGVDEDFLAALEYGMPPTGGLGIGIDRLVMVLTDAPSIRDVIAFPLLKNTSAAIASADYDAEKKILKVTFNQGSVYHYNDVPPDLYHALKQAPSLGQFFNAHIREQYGCDRIV from the coding sequence ATGGCTGCTGACACCAATCCCGCTCAATCCACGCTAGCCGACATCCGCGCCACCCGCCTCGAAAAGATCGATCAACTCCAAGCCGAAGGGATGAACCCCTACGCCTACCGGTGGGAATCCACCCACCACGCCGCTGAGTTGCAGGCCAAATACGCCGACCTGGCCCCGGAAGCGGAAGTGGAAGATCCTGTGGCGATCGCAGGTCGGATTATGGCGCGACGGGTCTTCGGAAAATTGGCATTTTTCACCCTCCAAGACGAGAGCGGCACGATTCAGCTTTACTTTGACAAAAAGCGCGTCACCGCCCACATGGAAGACCGCCCCAACGCCTTCAACCTCCTCAAAAAACTCACCGACGTAGGCGACATCATCGGTGTGACCGGCACGATCCGCCGTACCCAAAAAGGCGAACTCTCCGTCAACGTCAGCACCTACACGATGCTGACCAAATCCCTGCTGCCCCTCCCCGACAAATGGCACGGCCTCACCGACACGGAAAAACGCTACCGCCAACGCTACGTTGACCTCATCGTTAACCCGAACGTGCGCGAAACCTTCCGCCGCCGCGCCAAAATCACCGCCGCCATCCGTCGCTACCTCGACGACCACGACTTCATCGAAATCGAAACCCCCGTCCTGCAAAGTGAAGCCGGCGGCGCAGAAGCTCGCCCCTTCATCACCTACCACAACACCTTGCAGATGGATTTGTATCTGCGCATTGCCACGGAACTGCACCTCAAGCGGTTGATCGTGGGCGGCTTTGAAAAGGTGTTTGAATTGGGGCGGATTTTCCGGAATGAAGGGGTTTCGACCCGCCACAATCCGGAATTCACCTCCATTGAAATCTACCAAGCCTATGCCGACTATCACGACATGATGGCCCTCACGGAAGCCCTCGTCACCACCGCCGCTCAGGAGGTGCTCGGTACGCTCAAACTCCAATACCAAGGCACAGCGGTTGATCTCACCCCGCCCTGGCGACGGGTGACGATGCACGATGCAGTACGGGAGGCGACGGGGGTTGATTTGACGGCGTTTAGTGATGTGGGTGAGGCGATCGCAGCCGCCCAAGCCGTGGGCATTCATGTGCCGGACGATTGCGCCAGCATCGGGAATCTCCTCAATGCCGCCTTCGAGCAAAAAGTAGAAGCCACCCTCATTCAACCCACCTTTATCATTGACTATCCCCTGGAAATTTCGCCCCTGACGAAACCCCACCGGGAAAAAGCGGGCCTCGTGGAGCGGTTTGAATTGTTCATTGTCGGACGGGAAACGGCCAATAGCTTTTCGGAACTCACTGATCCTATCGACCAACGGCAACGTCTCGAAGCCCAGGCTGCGAAAAAGGCGGCGGGGGATGTGGAGGCCCATGGCGTGGATGAGGATTTTCTCGCGGCGTTGGAATATGGGATGCCGCCGACGGGGGGATTAGGAATTGGGATTGATCGCCTGGTGATGGTGCTGACCGATGCGCCAAGTATCCGGGATGTGATTGCGTTTCCGCTGTTGAAAAACACCAGCGCGGCGATCGCTTCAGCGGACTACGACGCGGAAAAAAAAATCCTCAAAGTGACCTTTAACCAAGGCAGCGTTTACCACTACAACGATGTGCCGCCCGACCTCTATCACGCGCTCAAACAAGCGCCGTCCCTCGGTCAATTTTTTAATGCACATATCCGCGAACAGTATGGATGCGATCGCATTGTTTAA
- a CDS encoding pyridoxal-phosphate-dependent aminotransferase family protein, whose translation MASPQPLTAPTVNQQDHLHLAPLNVPTRLLLGPGPSNADPAVLAALNRQPIGHLDPAYLQLMDEVQSLLRYTWQTTNPMTLPISGTGSAAMEATLANVVEPGDRVLVGVSGYFGHRLVDMAGRYRADVRTLHKSWGDVFSLAELRTALEECRPQVLALVHAETSTGARQPLEGIGSLCREFDCLLLVDTVTSLGAVPLFLDEWNVDLAYSCSQKGLSCPPGISPFTMGPRALAKLDNRSTKVANWYLDMSMLRNYWGNGRVYHHTAPVNMTYAIREALRLLSEEGLEQVWARHQRNAEQLWDGLEALGLRCHVERAYRLPTLTTVRVPDGVDAKAVTRRLLDEYNLEIGNGLGELSGQVWRIGLMGTNSRPDNVETVLTALGQVLGR comes from the coding sequence ATGGCTTCCCCCCAACCCCTGACGGCCCCCACGGTCAATCAACAGGATCACCTCCACCTCGCCCCCCTCAACGTCCCCACCCGCCTCCTCTTAGGCCCTGGCCCCTCCAACGCAGACCCAGCGGTACTTGCGGCCTTGAACCGCCAACCCATTGGCCACCTCGACCCTGCCTATCTCCAACTGATGGACGAGGTGCAAAGCCTGCTGCGCTACACCTGGCAAACCACCAACCCGATGACCCTTCCGATCAGCGGCACGGGGTCGGCGGCAATGGAAGCCACCTTAGCGAATGTGGTGGAGCCGGGCGATCGCGTCCTCGTTGGAGTATCGGGGTACTTCGGGCATCGTCTCGTGGATATGGCGGGGCGCTACCGGGCCGACGTGCGCACCCTTCATAAATCCTGGGGGGATGTGTTTAGCCTCGCTGAACTCCGCACCGCCCTCGAAGAATGCCGCCCCCAAGTCCTCGCCCTCGTCCATGCTGAAACCTCCACCGGAGCGCGGCAACCCCTCGAAGGGATTGGTTCTCTCTGTCGCGAATTTGACTGCCTCTTGCTCGTGGATACTGTCACTAGCCTTGGGGCTGTGCCCCTCTTCCTCGATGAATGGAATGTAGATCTCGCCTACAGTTGTAGCCAAAAAGGGTTAAGCTGCCCCCCCGGAATTTCCCCCTTCACCATGGGCCCCCGCGCCCTCGCAAAACTCGACAATCGCAGCACTAAAGTCGCCAACTGGTATTTAGATATGTCCATGCTCCGTAACTATTGGGGCAATGGTCGGGTCTATCACCACACGGCCCCGGTCAACATGACCTATGCGATTCGTGAGGCTCTCCGTCTCCTGTCCGAAGAAGGGCTAGAGCAGGTGTGGGCCCGCCATCAACGCAATGCCGAACAGTTATGGGATGGTTTAGAGGCGTTGGGCCTGCGCTGTCATGTGGAGCGGGCCTATCGCCTCCCGACCCTAACCACGGTGCGGGTTCCCGATGGGGTGGATGCGAAGGCGGTGACGCGCCGCCTCTTGGATGAATACAACCTCGAAATTGGCAACGGCCTAGGGGAACTGAGCGGCCAGGTGTGGCGCATTGGCTTGATGGGCACGAATAGCCGCCCTGACAATGTGGAAACGGTGCTGACGGCGTTGGGCCAAGTGTTGGGGCGTTAG
- a CDS encoding helix-turn-helix domain-containing protein, translating to MVLSDAASQSCQQHLAALRVELLHNPPGEGDFQSTEHTLFLSLASRPLSYLQVQDGKRYQGVYRPGDMLITPAQTPLFVRWEGEEHCLKIQLGAEFLQRVAQDIVKTAGDRLQLRPDFQVRNGQLEAIARLLLTETQQPGLGNPLYQDSLTNALAVNLLRHHATTTPHLPTYDGGLPPPHLRKILDYIEAHLDQEIRLEALAQLLGMSQFHFSRLFKQSIGLSPHRYLIQQRIERAKHLLKQTDQAIVDIALSCGFNSHSHLSKQFRQVTGITPKAYRTG from the coding sequence TTGGTTCTCTCCGATGCCGCATCCCAGTCTTGCCAGCAACATCTAGCCGCCCTGCGGGTCGAGTTGCTCCACAATCCTCCGGGTGAAGGCGATTTTCAGTCCACCGAGCACACCCTGTTTTTATCCTTAGCCTCGCGGCCCTTGTCGTATCTGCAAGTGCAGGATGGCAAGCGTTATCAGGGGGTATATCGTCCAGGGGATATGCTGATCACGCCTGCGCAAACGCCGCTGTTTGTGCGCTGGGAGGGGGAGGAACATTGTCTCAAAATTCAATTGGGGGCTGAGTTTTTGCAACGGGTGGCCCAAGACATTGTGAAAACGGCGGGCGATCGCCTCCAACTTCGTCCCGATTTTCAGGTGCGCAATGGGCAACTGGAAGCGATCGCCCGCCTCCTCCTCACGGAAACGCAACAGCCCGGCCTTGGCAACCCTCTCTATCAGGATTCCCTCACCAACGCCCTCGCCGTCAACCTCCTTCGCCACCACGCCACCACCACGCCCCACCTCCCCACCTACGACGGCGGCTTACCCCCTCCACATCTGCGCAAAATTCTGGACTATATCGAAGCTCATCTCGACCAAGAAATCCGACTCGAAGCCCTGGCCCAACTGCTGGGAATGAGTCAGTTTCACTTTAGCCGTCTCTTTAAACAGTCCATCGGCCTATCCCCCCACCGCTATCTGATTCAACAACGCATCGAACGGGCCAAACACCTGCTCAAACAGACCGATCAAGCCATTGTAGACATTGCCCTCAGTTGTGGATTCAACAGCCATAGCCATCTGAGCAAACAGTTTCGCCAAGTCACCGGAATCACCCCCAAGGCCTATCGAACAGGTTAA
- a CDS encoding NAD(P)-dependent oxidoreductase, translated as MKLLIFGATGTVGRHVVTQALAQGHHVTAFARNPSGLGLQHPHLHLFPGDVFDRATVEQAVQGQDVVICTLGSGQQLTGTVRSQGTRHIIEAMQRTGVRRLICQTTLGAGESWGSLNFFWKRIMFGLILRYVFADHERQEQDVRASGLDWTIVRPGAFVEGDRTGHYRYGFPGTDRTSALKISRPDVADFILKQLSDRVSLHQAISLSY; from the coding sequence ATGAAACTTTTGATTTTTGGCGCAACGGGTACAGTTGGTCGCCATGTGGTGACCCAAGCCTTGGCGCAAGGCCATCACGTCACTGCCTTTGCCCGCAACCCGTCCGGCCTCGGTCTTCAGCACCCCCATTTGCACCTGTTTCCCGGTGACGTGTTCGATCGCGCCACCGTCGAGCAAGCGGTGCAGGGTCAAGATGTCGTCATCTGCACCCTCGGATCAGGACAACAACTCACCGGCACGGTGCGATCGCAGGGAACCCGCCACATTATCGAAGCGATGCAGCGGACGGGGGTGCGGCGACTGATCTGTCAAACTACCCTCGGTGCTGGGGAGAGTTGGGGCAGCCTCAACTTTTTCTGGAAACGCATCATGTTTGGGCTAATCTTGCGCTATGTTTTTGCGGATCATGAGCGGCAGGAGCAGGATGTGCGAGCCAGCGGGTTGGATTGGACGATTGTCCGACCGGGGGCCTTTGTGGAGGGCGATCGCACCGGCCATTATCGCTACGGCTTCCCCGGCACGGATCGCACGTCCGCCCTCAAAATTTCCCGGCCCGATGTGGCAGATTTTATCCTCAAACAATTGAGCGATCGTGTCTCACTCCATCAAGCCATCAGTCTGTCCTATTAG